One segment of Pseudanabaena sp. FACHB-2040 DNA contains the following:
- a CDS encoding S-layer homology domain-containing protein, producing MVQTVSQVLQVDPRSGQDPPQGAATGPFKTLTAALRQASGNTLIQLAPGTYTQESGESFPLVLPANTLLSGDEANQGKAVIIRGGGPFRGSQLGERSFTLVLQGEAQVRGVTITNPQGVGIGIEMGRPLVRASQILQCSQDGIAIAGAAMPAILDCQIESIGSNGILFSQRAKGEVRRCGLRRCGYGIAIQDEAAPLVSESQCVNNRVGIGIFKTARPVLRRNQLAQNQSVGLLVQQTAWPDLGQPQDPGGNVMRYNTEADVLNETGRALISVGNDVLPQQLKGPISLGASQVPEVGAVPPVLIGSTQVGQPAPGGQPTPGSTVLQPPVSSGATSRFRDMVGHWAAAYVEALAARGLVRGLEDGSFQPNRAVTRAEFAALMVSSFPAVPESKPAVRFVDVGTGFWAQGAIAKAQRQGFLSGFPDQTFRPNETISRIQGIVAIANGLGLPTGPASSLVVYRDRAQIPSYAVSATAAATQNRLILNFPDPNQLRPLAALTRAEVATLVYQGLVYQNKAPVIESGLIPRLSDSAPGFSDLSGHWARPFIEGLAQHQLISGLEAGQFAPNAAMTRAQYAALLARAFQPQPKQPPTSFVDVPPNFWAADAIQMAYRAGFLSGFPDYTFAPDHSLLRVQAWVSLVNGLALLAEQPSNPSLLSRFVDSQTIPAYALNAVAKATQLGLVVNAPDLQQLRPNQVASRADIAAAVYQALVVQQRLPAITSQYIVKV from the coding sequence ATGGTTCAAACCGTCTCCCAAGTCCTCCAGGTTGACCCCCGCAGCGGCCAAGACCCGCCGCAGGGAGCAGCCACCGGCCCCTTCAAAACCCTCACAGCAGCGCTGCGGCAGGCCAGCGGAAATACCCTGATCCAGCTGGCTCCGGGCACCTACACCCAAGAGAGCGGTGAGAGTTTCCCCCTGGTTTTACCCGCTAACACCCTGCTCAGCGGCGATGAAGCTAATCAGGGCAAGGCGGTCATTATCCGAGGAGGAGGCCCTTTTCGAGGCAGCCAGCTGGGAGAACGTAGCTTCACGCTGGTGCTGCAGGGCGAGGCCCAGGTGCGAGGCGTGACCATTACCAACCCCCAGGGCGTTGGCATTGGCATTGAGATGGGGCGGCCTTTGGTGCGGGCCAGTCAGATTCTCCAGTGCAGCCAAGATGGTATTGCGATCGCAGGTGCGGCCATGCCCGCTATTCTCGACTGCCAAATTGAGAGCATCGGCAGCAACGGCATTTTGTTTAGCCAGCGAGCCAAGGGGGAGGTGCGGCGCTGCGGCCTGCGGCGGTGTGGCTACGGCATTGCCATCCAAGACGAAGCGGCTCCCCTAGTGAGCGAGAGCCAGTGTGTCAACAACCGGGTCGGCATCGGTATCTTCAAGACAGCCCGGCCCGTACTGCGGCGCAACCAGCTGGCGCAGAACCAGTCCGTTGGGCTGCTGGTACAGCAGACAGCCTGGCCAGATCTCGGCCAGCCCCAAGATCCGGGGGGCAACGTGATGCGCTACAACACCGAGGCCGACGTGCTGAATGAAACCGGTCGAGCCTTGATTTCTGTGGGGAACGATGTCTTGCCACAGCAGCTAAAAGGGCCAATTTCTCTAGGGGCTAGCCAGGTTCCCGAGGTGGGAGCGGTGCCGCCGGTTCTAATTGGCAGCACTCAGGTCGGCCAGCCTGCCCCAGGAGGCCAACCCACGCCAGGCAGCACAGTGCTGCAGCCACCCGTTTCTAGTGGAGCGACTAGCCGCTTTAGGGATATGGTCGGGCACTGGGCCGCTGCTTACGTAGAGGCGCTGGCAGCAAGAGGACTGGTTCGGGGACTAGAAGACGGCAGCTTTCAGCCTAACCGAGCGGTGACGCGGGCTGAATTTGCCGCACTCATGGTGTCTAGCTTTCCAGCGGTGCCTGAGAGCAAACCTGCCGTTCGATTTGTCGATGTGGGGACCGGTTTTTGGGCTCAAGGCGCGATCGCAAAAGCCCAGCGACAGGGGTTTCTCAGCGGCTTTCCAGACCAAACCTTTCGCCCCAATGAGACGATCAGCCGAATTCAGGGGATTGTTGCGATCGCAAACGGCCTGGGCCTACCCACTGGACCTGCCAGCAGCCTAGTGGTCTACCGAGATCGGGCGCAAATTCCTAGCTATGCCGTCTCAGCCACTGCTGCCGCCACGCAAAATCGGCTCATTCTCAATTTTCCTGACCCTAACCAGCTCCGCCCCCTGGCCGCCCTCACCCGTGCCGAAGTGGCTACTCTGGTCTATCAGGGGCTGGTCTACCAGAACAAAGCCCCCGTCATCGAATCTGGGCTGATTCCCCGGCTCAGCGACTCCGCACCTGGATTTAGTGACCTGTCAGGTCACTGGGCTAGGCCCTTCATCGAAGGACTAGCTCAGCATCAGCTGATCAGCGGCCTAGAAGCCGGCCAGTTTGCCCCTAATGCTGCCATGACGCGGGCTCAGTACGCGGCTCTGCTAGCCAGAGCATTTCAGCCCCAGCCCAAACAGCCCCCTACTAGCTTCGTGGACGTGCCGCCTAACTTCTGGGCGGCCGATGCGATTCAGATGGCCTACCGGGCCGGTTTTCTATCGGGGTTTCCAGACTATACCTTTGCCCCTGACCATTCTCTGCTGCGGGTGCAGGCCTGGGTGTCGCTGGTCAACGGCCTGGCGCTACTGGCAGAGCAGCCGAGCAATCCTAGCCTGCTCAGTCGCTTTGTTGATAGCCAAACCATCCCAGCCTATGCCCTCAATGCCGTTGCCAAGGCGACCCAGCTGGGCCTAGTGGTCAATGCGCCCGACCTGCAGCAGCTCCGCCCCAACCAGGTAGCCAGCCGAGCTGACATTGCTGCTGCCGTCTATCAAGCCCTGGTGGTACAGCAGCGACTACCGGCAATCACTAGCCAGTACATCGTCAAAGTCTAG
- the psb28 gene encoding photosystem II reaction center protein Psb28 has translation MAEIQFARGIAEEVIPDVKMTRAKDGTNGTATFYFDYPKALSQEGIEITGMYLVDEEGELVSRDVNGKFVNGEPAGIEARYIIKSVEEWERFMRFMNRYAEQNGLGFTKS, from the coding sequence ATGGCCGAAATTCAATTTGCCCGTGGGATCGCTGAAGAAGTTATCCCCGATGTTAAGATGACCCGCGCTAAAGATGGCACCAACGGGACAGCCACCTTTTACTTCGACTACCCCAAAGCCCTGTCTCAGGAAGGCATCGAGATTACGGGGATGTATCTGGTCGATGAGGAAGGCGAACTGGTCAGCCGAGACGTCAACGGCAAATTCGTCAACGGGGAGCCTGCTGGCATCGAAGCTCGATACATCATCAAGAGCGTTGAGGAATGGGAGCGGTTTATGCGCTTCATGAACCGCTACGCCGAACAAAACGGATTGGGCTTCACCAAGAGCTAA
- a CDS encoding molybdenum cofactor biosynthesis protein B: protein MTVPHPDTLNQPVACAVVTLSDTRTAATDSSGQLMQKLLTEAGHRVGDYQILPDEPNQIRALLSAYCLQPQIQAVICSGGTGIAPRDTTYDAIAALLEKELPGFGEIFRYLSYQEIGSRAIASRATAGIYQSTLIFSLPGSSKAVKLAMEALILPELVHLTRLVNKPNQANP, encoded by the coding sequence ATGACAGTCCCCCACCCCGATACACTTAACCAGCCGGTTGCCTGCGCCGTTGTCACGCTCAGTGATACTCGCACTGCTGCTACTGACAGTAGCGGTCAACTGATGCAAAAGCTGCTGACCGAGGCCGGACATCGAGTGGGGGATTATCAAATTCTGCCAGACGAGCCCAATCAGATCCGGGCGCTACTCTCGGCCTATTGCCTGCAGCCCCAGATTCAGGCAGTCATCTGCAGCGGCGGTACCGGCATTGCCCCCCGCGACACCACCTATGATGCGATCGCAGCCTTGCTGGAAAAAGAACTGCCGGGCTTTGGCGAGATTTTTCGCTACTTGAGCTACCAGGAGATAGGCTCACGTGCGATCGCATCTCGCGCTACGGCTGGCATCTACCAGTCCACCCTAATTTTCTCCCTTCCTGGCTCTAGCAAAGCAGTCAAGCTAGCGATGGAAGCCCTAATTTTGCCCGAATTGGTTCACCTCACCCGGTTAGTGAATAAACCCAATCAGGCAAACCCCTAG
- a CDS encoding NAD(P)H-quinone oxidoreductase subunit J, which produces MAEEENKSTESAESVESVEIASIVEPGAVSSWLTENGFGHDIMERDHSGVEMLKVEAEFLVPICTALYAYGFNYLQCQGAYDTGPGGDLVSFYHLIKLADDADRPEEVRVKVFLPRDNPRVPSVYWIWKSADWQERESYDMYGILYEGHPNLKRLLMPEDWVGWPLRKDYISPDFYELQDAY; this is translated from the coding sequence ATGGCTGAAGAAGAAAACAAGTCTACAGAATCGGCTGAATCGGTTGAATCGGTTGAAATCGCCTCTATTGTTGAACCAGGGGCGGTTTCTAGCTGGCTGACTGAGAATGGCTTTGGCCACGACATCATGGAGCGCGACCATTCGGGCGTAGAAATGCTCAAGGTCGAGGCTGAGTTTTTAGTCCCTATCTGCACAGCTCTGTATGCCTACGGGTTTAACTATTTGCAGTGCCAGGGAGCCTATGATACGGGGCCTGGTGGAGATCTAGTCAGCTTTTACCACCTGATTAAGCTGGCAGACGATGCCGACCGGCCTGAAGAGGTGCGGGTCAAGGTCTTTTTGCCGCGCGATAATCCACGGGTGCCTTCGGTCTACTGGATCTGGAAATCTGCTGACTGGCAGGAGCGCGAAAGCTACGACATGTACGGCATCCTCTACGAGGGGCACCCCAATCTGAAGCGTCTGCTGATGCCAGAAGACTGGGTTGGCTGGCCGCTGCGTAAGGACTACATTTCGCCCGATTTCTATGAGCTACAGGACGCTTACTAG
- a CDS encoding NADH dehydrogenase subunit K, with product MNPAAPPSITHDLSENVILTTVDDLYNWTRLSSLFPMLYGTACCFIEFAALIGSRFDFDRFGLLPRSSPRQADLIITAGTINMKMAPALVRLYEQMPDPKYVIAMGACTITGGMFSSDSPTAVRGVDKLIPVDVYIPGCPPRPEAIIDAIIKLRKKIANESMQERAYTMQTHRFYTRNHGLNSVDPILTGSYLRSDTRQAPPKELMESMGLPVEPALIETVQKEEV from the coding sequence ATGAACCCTGCAGCTCCTCCCAGCATCACCCACGATCTCTCAGAGAACGTCATTCTCACCACCGTTGACGATCTCTACAACTGGACCCGGCTTTCTAGCCTGTTCCCCATGCTCTACGGAACAGCCTGCTGCTTTATTGAGTTTGCGGCTCTAATTGGCTCTCGCTTTGACTTTGACCGCTTTGGCCTGCTGCCTCGCTCTAGCCCCCGTCAGGCCGACCTGATTATCACTGCGGGCACTATCAACATGAAGATGGCCCCGGCTCTGGTGCGGCTGTATGAGCAGATGCCCGACCCCAAATACGTCATTGCGATGGGAGCCTGCACCATTACCGGCGGTATGTTTAGCAGCGACTCGCCGACAGCGGTGCGAGGCGTAGACAAGCTAATTCCGGTTGATGTTTACATTCCTGGCTGCCCGCCCCGACCAGAAGCGATCATTGATGCCATCATCAAGCTGCGTAAAAAGATCGCCAACGAGTCTATGCAGGAACGGGCTTACACAATGCAGACCCACCGGTTCTACACCCGCAACCACGGCCTGAATTCTGTCGATCCAATTTTGACCGGCAGCTATCTGCGTTCTGATACTCGTCAGGCTCCGCCCAAGGAACTGATGGAGTCAATGGGCCTGCCGGTAGAGCCTGCGCTCATTGAGACGGTTCAGAAAGAGGAAGTGTAA
- the ndhC gene encoding photosynthetic/respiratory NAD(P)H-quinone oxidoreductase subunit C — translation MFVLSGYEYFLVFLLISSLVPAVALGLSRLLRPVSRGPARRTTYESGMEPMGAAWIQFNIRYYMFALVFVIFDVETVFLYPWAVAFNQLGLLAFLEALIFIAILVIGLVYAWRKGALEWS, via the coding sequence GTGTTTGTTTTAAGTGGCTACGAGTACTTCCTCGTTTTCTTATTGATTTCTAGCCTGGTGCCCGCAGTGGCGCTGGGGCTATCTCGGCTGTTGCGGCCTGTCAGCCGCGGCCCTGCTCGGCGCACCACCTACGAATCGGGCATGGAGCCGATGGGGGCCGCCTGGATTCAGTTCAACATTCGCTATTACATGTTTGCTCTGGTTTTCGTCATCTTTGACGTAGAAACCGTTTTCCTCTACCCCTGGGCCGTTGCATTCAACCAGCTGGGCCTGTTGGCTTTCCTTGAAGCACTCATCTTTATTGCAATTCTTGTTATCGGCCTTGTCTACGCTTGGCGTAAAGGAGCACTGGAATGGTCATGA
- a CDS encoding rubredoxin yields the protein MPAAEVSEAEALATPLEPKDMDRYECRACGYDYEPVKGDDRGKIPAGVPFEEIPNSWKCPVCGAQKTQFSNIGPAGSPSGFKENLGYGLGVNAMPPGQKNILIFGSLALAVLFFLSLYGLR from the coding sequence ATGCCTGCCGCTGAGGTTTCTGAAGCCGAGGCTCTGGCAACCCCGCTAGAGCCCAAGGATATGGATCGCTACGAGTGCCGCGCCTGTGGCTATGACTACGAGCCAGTCAAGGGCGATGACCGAGGGAAAATTCCAGCGGGCGTGCCCTTTGAGGAGATTCCTAACAGCTGGAAATGTCCCGTCTGCGGCGCTCAAAAAACTCAGTTCAGCAACATTGGCCCAGCAGGATCGCCTTCGGGCTTTAAGGAAAATTTGGGATACGGCTTGGGGGTTAATGCCATGCCGCCGGGTCAGAAGAACATTTTGATCTTTGGCAGTCTGGCGCTGGCAGTTCTGTTCTTTCTCAGCCTCTATGGCTTGCGGTAG
- a CDS encoding photosynthesis system II assembly factor Ycf48 has translation MHPVLSWLRRGLVVAVAAIALMATGCSNAFLPDLQQNPWKVIQLPVETNFSDIAFTKDPNHGWLVGNRSSLLETRDGGETWEERQLELGDQSYTFTSVDFAGDEGWIVGDPSLLLHTTDGGTTWENLPLSAKLPGTPFLVTALGPKSAEMATNIGAIYVTQDGGRNWKGLVEGAVGVVRNMARSKEGRYVAVSSRGNFYSTWAPGQREWLPHNRKSSRRLQNMGFDAEGKLWLVARGGQIRFSETLGSDAFLDAITPEFSTSWGLLDIAYRTPQELWVTGGGGTLLFSPDGGQTWLKDQAVGDVPSNLNRIIFTDANHGYILGQRGVLLKYEESSSAA, from the coding sequence ATGCATCCTGTATTGAGCTGGCTTAGAAGAGGGTTAGTGGTGGCCGTAGCTGCGATCGCACTGATGGCGACCGGCTGCTCTAACGCCTTCCTCCCCGACCTGCAGCAAAATCCCTGGAAAGTCATTCAGCTTCCAGTAGAAACCAATTTTTCTGATATCGCCTTTACTAAAGACCCCAACCACGGCTGGCTAGTCGGCAACCGCAGCAGCCTGCTAGAAACCCGCGATGGCGGCGAAACTTGGGAAGAGCGACAGCTAGAGCTGGGCGATCAGAGCTACACTTTTACCTCCGTTGATTTTGCTGGGGACGAAGGCTGGATTGTGGGCGACCCCAGCCTGCTGCTGCACACCACCGATGGCGGCACCACCTGGGAGAACTTGCCCCTCAGCGCCAAGCTGCCCGGCACTCCTTTTCTGGTGACGGCACTGGGGCCTAAGTCAGCTGAAATGGCAACCAACATCGGCGCTATCTACGTCACTCAAGACGGGGGACGCAACTGGAAAGGTTTGGTTGAAGGCGCTGTCGGCGTCGTTCGCAACATGGCCCGTTCAAAAGAGGGGCGCTATGTTGCTGTTTCATCTCGCGGCAACTTTTACTCCACCTGGGCTCCCGGTCAGCGAGAGTGGCTACCCCACAACCGGAAAAGCTCTCGCCGCCTGCAAAATATGGGCTTTGACGCCGAAGGTAAGCTCTGGCTAGTAGCTCGGGGCGGGCAAATCCGTTTCTCCGAAACCCTGGGCTCCGACGCCTTTTTAGACGCGATTACCCCTGAGTTTTCCACCAGTTGGGGGCTGCTAGATATCGCTTACCGCACCCCTCAAGAGCTTTGGGTAACCGGCGGCGGCGGCACCCTACTGTTCAGCCCAGATGGGGGCCAGACCTGGTTAAAAGACCAAGCCGTAGGCGATGTTCCTTCGAACCTCAACCGGATAATCTTTACCGATGCGAATCACGGGTATATCCTGGGTCAGCGGGGAGTTTTGCTGAAATACGAGGAATCTAGCAGCGCTGCTTAA
- the psbE gene encoding cytochrome b559 subunit alpha, with protein MAGTTGERPFSDIITSVRYWIIHSITIPMLFIAGWLFVSTGLAYDAFGTPRPNEYYPDNQMQIPIINDRFDAKQQIDDFTSR; from the coding sequence ATGGCAGGTACAACTGGCGAGCGTCCATTTTCGGACATTATCACCAGTGTTCGCTATTGGATTATCCATAGCATCACGATCCCCATGCTGTTTATTGCCGGGTGGCTGTTTGTGAGCACTGGGCTAGCCTATGATGCCTTTGGCACGCCCCGTCCCAACGAGTACTATCCCGACAACCAAATGCAGATTCCCATCATCAATGACCGCTTCGATGCGAAGCAGCAGATTGATGATTTCACATCACGTTAG
- the psbF gene encoding cytochrome b559 subunit beta: protein MQSNTPGEITYPIFTIRWLAVHTLAVPTVFFLGAIAAMQFIQR, encoded by the coding sequence ATGCAGTCCAACACACCCGGCGAAATTACCTATCCCATTTTCACCATACGCTGGCTGGCCGTACACACTCTGGCCGTCCCCACCGTATTTTTCCTAGGCGCAATCGCCGCAATGCAGTTCATTCAACGGTAG
- a CDS encoding photosystem II reaction center protein L: MDRIPNPNKQPVELNRTSLFLGLLMVFVLGLLFSSYFFN, encoded by the coding sequence GTGGATCGGATACCCAACCCTAATAAGCAGCCCGTCGAACTCAACCGAACATCCCTCTTTCTGGGCTTGCTGATGGTCTTTGTTCTAGGACTCTTATTTTCCAGCTACTTCTTTAACTAA
- a CDS encoding photosystem II reaction center protein J, protein MLQSGRIPLWIVATVAGTGVLVVVGLFFYGAYAGVGSSM, encoded by the coding sequence ATGCTTCAAAGTGGTCGGATTCCTCTGTGGATTGTTGCAACTGTTGCAGGTACGGGCGTTTTAGTGGTTGTGGGCTTGTTCTTCTACGGGGCCTACGCCGGTGTCGGTTCTTCTATGTAG
- a CDS encoding metallophosphoesterase yields MRRREDFTLLIPGLLLVLTTLLLVTLEPRVSSLFQGQEPVVMKTGLLSDPFLQYPTSTSTRVVWFTEFEGQDHEVIYGQPGQSTQVLEAGNEGERRAIATTTQLSRTREDADSKVTQPEFQDLKQAVRRAIWRHEAVVTGLSPGVRVPYHVISQRDDGSVVKSRVFTLAAAPSPGQPLKILLTSDHQLMPMTPANLQKVQETVGQVDAVFLAGDLVNIPDRASEWFDHALGNAFFPSLQGRADYSLERNGTTTRYRGGELIQHAPLFPALGNHEVMGRYSSSASLNAQFGNPLPRSAALQTYEANVDLFNPSNDPGLRRQWIVNNSFNSDTYEEIFSLPVTSVLNPERPEETSRYYAVTFGDVRLVSLYVAQIWRTPDLSPTARGRYQEREQDLGTPQNWGYGHHIFESIAQGSLQYQWLQQELASEAFRRARYKVVMFHHPPHTLGDNIVPPFADPVPVYDRWPDGSLKAVRYEYPKPDDQIMRDLVPLLENAGVDLVFYGHSHLWNRFISPSGTHYLEASNVGNTYGAYWQDKARPVPSGDAGFTASYYTATGDPNGLEPVMPTLVSPPNDTETPQPFLASNEVTVFSIFDTGTGLISSYYFDTRQPSSAAVKFDEFPIGQP; encoded by the coding sequence ATGAGACGGCGTGAAGACTTTACTTTACTGATACCCGGCCTTTTGCTGGTGCTAACAACGTTGCTGCTGGTGACGCTTGAGCCACGAGTTTCTTCTTTATTTCAAGGACAGGAGCCGGTCGTAATGAAGACAGGTCTGTTGAGCGATCCCTTCCTACAGTACCCAACTTCGACCTCAACTCGGGTGGTCTGGTTCACAGAATTTGAGGGTCAAGATCACGAGGTGATCTATGGCCAGCCGGGGCAGAGCACGCAGGTTCTGGAGGCTGGGAACGAAGGCGAACGGCGTGCGATCGCAACCACCACCCAACTCAGCCGAACCCGCGAAGATGCTGATTCTAAAGTTACCCAGCCTGAGTTTCAAGACTTAAAGCAGGCCGTTCGCCGTGCCATCTGGCGGCATGAAGCTGTGGTAACCGGGCTATCCCCCGGCGTTCGTGTGCCCTACCACGTGATCAGCCAGCGCGACGATGGCAGCGTGGTCAAAAGCCGCGTCTTTACCCTGGCTGCGGCACCGTCTCCAGGCCAGCCTCTTAAAATCCTGCTGACCTCCGACCACCAGCTTATGCCCATGACTCCAGCTAACCTACAAAAGGTGCAGGAAACCGTAGGTCAGGTCGATGCCGTGTTTCTGGCAGGCGATCTGGTGAACATTCCCGATCGGGCTTCAGAGTGGTTTGACCATGCTCTGGGCAATGCCTTTTTTCCCTCGCTCCAAGGCCGCGCCGACTATTCTCTAGAGCGCAACGGCACGACAACCCGCTACCGGGGGGGAGAGCTGATCCAGCACGCTCCCCTCTTCCCAGCCCTCGGTAACCATGAGGTCATGGGCCGCTACTCCAGTAGCGCCTCGCTCAATGCCCAGTTCGGCAACCCGTTGCCCCGCAGTGCCGCGCTGCAAACCTATGAAGCCAACGTCGATCTATTCAACCCCAGCAACGACCCTGGCCTGCGCCGCCAGTGGATTGTCAATAACTCTTTTAACTCAGACACCTATGAGGAAATTTTTAGCCTGCCCGTGACCTCGGTGCTCAATCCAGAGCGGCCAGAGGAAACGTCTCGCTACTATGCGGTGACCTTTGGTGATGTCCGTCTGGTGTCGCTCTACGTGGCTCAAATTTGGCGCACGCCGGATCTTAGCCCCACAGCCAGAGGCCGCTACCAGGAGCGAGAGCAGGATTTAGGCACGCCCCAAAATTGGGGGTATGGCCATCACATCTTTGAGTCTATTGCCCAAGGCAGCCTGCAGTATCAGTGGCTGCAGCAGGAGCTGGCCAGCGAGGCCTTTCGGCGGGCCCGCTATAAGGTGGTGATGTTTCACCATCCGCCGCATACGCTGGGCGATAACATCGTGCCGCCCTTTGCCGACCCGGTGCCGGTATATGACCGCTGGCCCGACGGCAGTTTGAAGGCGGTTCGCTACGAATACCCCAAGCCCGACGACCAAATCATGCGAGATCTAGTGCCTCTGTTGGAGAATGCTGGGGTAGACCTGGTGTTTTACGGCCACTCCCACCTCTGGAATCGCTTTATTAGCCCCAGCGGTACCCACTACCTAGAAGCTTCTAACGTGGGCAATACCTATGGGGCGTACTGGCAAGACAAGGCGCGTCCGGTGCCTTCAGGGGATGCGGGCTTTACCGCAAGCTACTACACCGCTACGGGCGATCCCAACGGTTTGGAACCCGTCATGCCGACTCTGGTCTCTCCGCCAAACGACACGGAAACTCCGCAGCCGTTTTTGGCTAGCAATGAGGTGACCGTTTTCAGCATTTTTGATACGGGCACTGGGCTGATCAGCAGCTACTACTTTGATACCCGCCAACCCAGTTCGGCAGCCGTCAAATTTGACGAGTTTCCCATTGGTCAGCCTTAA
- the dinB gene encoding DNA polymerase IV gives MAELRKILHIDMDAFFASVEQRDHLAYRGKPIAVGGRPDQRGAVAAASYEARQFGVHSALPSRIAQQRCPELIFVKPRFEVYRQVSQQIREVFHRYTDWVEPLSLDEAYLDVTENKRAIPSAMAIARAIKQDILKETHLTASAGVSINKFLAKMASGLNKPDGLTLIAPEESEAFVETLAIEKFHGIGEKTAAKMRSLGIYTGADLKQWPEADLVRRFGKAGQFYYRVARGQDERPVNPNRIRKSIGAEQSFATDLKTLDSMTQALQQIAAEVSERLIQQRRQGHTLTLKIKYASYRQVTRSRTLPEPIKPTEILPLAQDLLLAHLERQQPVRLLGITLSNLTPVEVDYVQLRLEF, from the coding sequence ATGGCTGAGTTGCGCAAGATTCTCCACATTGATATGGACGCTTTCTTCGCCTCGGTTGAGCAGCGCGACCATTTGGCCTACCGGGGCAAACCGATTGCTGTAGGCGGTCGCCCCGATCAGCGGGGAGCCGTGGCGGCTGCTAGTTACGAGGCCCGCCAATTTGGGGTGCATTCGGCGCTGCCGTCGCGCATTGCCCAGCAGCGCTGCCCAGAGCTAATCTTTGTCAAGCCTCGGTTTGAGGTGTATCGGCAGGTCTCGCAGCAGATTCGAGAGGTCTTTCACCGCTACACGGACTGGGTTGAGCCCCTATCTCTAGATGAAGCCTACTTAGATGTGACAGAGAACAAGCGGGCCATTCCTTCCGCGATGGCGATCGCACGGGCTATCAAGCAGGACATTCTCAAGGAAACTCATCTGACGGCCTCGGCAGGGGTGTCGATCAACAAATTTCTGGCCAAAATGGCCTCTGGTTTGAACAAGCCCGATGGCCTGACCCTAATCGCTCCAGAAGAGTCCGAGGCATTTGTAGAAACTCTGGCGATTGAGAAGTTCCACGGTATTGGTGAAAAAACAGCGGCAAAAATGCGATCGCTCGGCATTTACACAGGCGCTGATCTGAAGCAGTGGCCTGAAGCTGATCTGGTGCGGCGCTTTGGCAAAGCGGGCCAATTCTACTACCGAGTAGCCCGAGGCCAAGATGAGCGCCCGGTCAATCCTAACCGTATCCGTAAGTCGATTGGGGCTGAACAGTCCTTTGCTACCGACCTAAAAACCCTGGACAGCATGACTCAAGCTCTACAGCAAATCGCGGCAGAAGTTAGCGAGCGGTTGATCCAGCAGCGCCGCCAGGGCCACACCCTCACCCTCAAGATCAAATATGCCAGCTACCGCCAGGTCACCCGCAGCCGTACTCTACCAGAGCCGATCAAGCCCACTGAAATTCTGCCCTTGGCCCAAGACCTGCTGCTGGCCCACCTGGAGCGGCAGCAGCCCGTTCGCCTGCTCGGCATTACCCTATCTAACCTTACGCCTGTCGAAGTTGACTATGTGCAGCTGCGGCTAGAGTTCTAG
- a CDS encoding Hsp20/alpha crystallin family protein, producing MLRSPWSPMESLGPNYQHMAALWSALAPLDGFASQAVPSLELRETEDSLLITVTLPGQDLRDVQVQATPHSLMLVGQQQRGYQDRYGYSAGYAQFQHTIPLPVPVQDDQMQVAFQGELLVVTLPKARQQPFWRSPTQKLGTALEDWTLIDEVKHQGHRLGRGWRQFKQWLGRQLHRIGDLLLQD from the coding sequence ATGCTGCGCTCACCTTGGTCACCCATGGAATCTTTAGGCCCCAACTATCAACACATGGCAGCGCTCTGGTCGGCGCTGGCTCCCCTAGATGGCTTTGCCAGCCAGGCCGTTCCCTCTCTAGAACTGCGGGAAACCGAGGATAGCCTCTTAATTACCGTCACTCTACCTGGCCAAGATCTCAGGGATGTACAGGTGCAGGCCACACCCCACAGCCTGATGCTCGTTGGTCAACAGCAGCGCGGCTATCAAGACCGCTACGGCTACAGCGCTGGCTACGCGCAGTTTCAGCACACCATTCCCCTCCCCGTTCCGGTACAGGACGACCAGATGCAGGTTGCTTTCCAAGGAGAACTCCTAGTAGTGACGTTGCCTAAAGCTCGGCAGCAGCCGTTTTGGCGCAGCCCTACCCAAAAGCTGGGCACTGCACTGGAAGACTGGACGCTGATTGACGAGGTGAAGCACCAAGGCCACCGGCTAGGCCGAGGCTGGCGACAGTTCAAGCAGTGGCTGGGCCGACAGCTGCACCGGATAGGTGACTTACTTTTACAAGATTAG